Proteins found in one Hypomesus transpacificus isolate Combined female chromosome 20, fHypTra1, whole genome shotgun sequence genomic segment:
- the dact3a gene encoding dapper homolog 1 isoform X1, with amino-acid sequence MYRGFSIPVLAERSRNKERLKANLAGLCELELLKQRQECLVLGALSLGDTVHCPDVWQPARYNSDKPCSKNDHRCQPGLRGSYWGLMAFLERQVDVLRVDTSPAEPPMHSLDFNELSEGMRREMLMLYANNREMLYANNREMLDANNREMLDANNRLKSAGEVSIAPQDGQLDSLCHTSALHSFPVPCASGNGIAEKATECQEESWPCLPQDGPGNVEEDLEMVMGEMRKSKPTEDYYCQAKNVETYILGLIHRSPIPSLLRPNKPRTSLVHDGITVVRKSSFCCKEGQDLPLSCRAEGLSPWASSSLDQEPYELMPLHEDVHVNHLHQQQPPPPLQPGRYPRTRKPSLINNPHSASLDCPLSCRPTANQDPSSSEPDSPHHHSHQAPSSLPLPDPKLVNAQYIPAYPCQAPTRSFARAVLHSHRPPGGPKSSQSAFPPERSSIQQQQQLPPPLQMQSKSRGVPKKFRFSEERPAFKKPGKRACRSQSENSLLGQRGVPEHKYNTLEKDGGSGLGGGEGRGGGGGEGGGRGGQTRGKKTQLSSRGGSASSYRRWLSTLELSQDEQLPGLPLAPAAASQLEAGISRRNRKARPGPPRCAYAVSHPPLHMEHMERERAPLGQLIDCCTLPDHRESESSISEADSPASSSLSSDSDESSGFVWPQQLHLHLALPSPAGPSKGSLQPKAFVKIKASHALKKKILRFHTGSLKVMTTV; translated from the exons ATGTACCGTGGGTTTTCAATTCCAGTTCTTGCGGAGCGAAGTCGAAACAAGGAGCGTCTGAAGGCAAATTTAGCCGGGTTATGTGAGTTGGAATTGCTTAAACAACGGCAGGAGTGCCTGGTGTTGGGTGCACTGTCGCTCGGGGATACTGTTCACTGCCCCGACGTTTGGCAGCCCGCTCGGTATAACTCAGATAAACCATGCTCCAAGAACGACCATCGGTGTCAGCCG GGCCTTCGCGGGTCTTACTGGGGGCTGATGGCCTTCCTGGAGCGCCAGGTAGATGTGCTGAGGGTGGATACCAGCCCCGCAGAGCCCCCCATGCACAGCTTAG ATTTCAATGAACTGAGTGAAGGCATGAGAAGAGAAATGCTTATGCTCTACGCCAACAACAGAGAAATGCTCTACGCCAACAACAGAGAAATGCTCGACGCCAACAACAGAGAAATGCTCGACGCCAACAACAGACTAAAATCTGCTG GGGAAGTTTCCATTGCCCCTCAGGATGGACAGCTAGACTCTCTGTGCCACACATCTGCCCTGCACTCTTTCCCAGTCCCATGTGCCTCTGGTAATGGGATCGCTGAGAAGGCCACGGAATGCCAAGAGGAGTCTTGGCCCTGTCTGCCCCAAGATGGACCTGGGAATGTGGAAGAGGATTTGGAGATGGTGATGGGGGAGATGAGGAAAAGCAAGCCTACAGAAGATTACTACTGCCAAGCCAAGAATGTGGAGACCTACATCCTGGGCCTGATCCACCGCAGCCCCATACCTTCACTGCTCAGGCCCAACAAGCCCCGCACAAGCCTGGTACACGATGGCATCACTGTGGTTCGGAAGAGCAGCTTCTGTTGCAAAGAAGGCCAGGACCTGCCCCTGAGCTGCAGAGCAGAGGGCCTGTCTCCCTGGGCTAGCAGCAGTTTGGACCAGGAACCCTATGAGCTAATGCCTCTGCATGAAGATGTTCATGTCAATCATCTTCACCAACAacagccaccaccaccccttCAGCCAGGTCGCTATCCCAGGACCAGAAAGCCTTCCCTGATCAACAACCCACACTCTGCCTCCCTGGACTGTCCACTCTCCTGCCGACCCACTGCCAATCAGGACCCCAGCAGCAGTGAGCCTGACTCACCCCATCACCACTCTCATCAGGCCCCTTCTTCACTGCCCCTGCCTGACCCAAAACTGGTAAATGCCCAGTACATCCCTGCCTATCCATGCCAGGCACCTACACGTTCATTTGCTCGTGCCGTACTCCACTCCCACCGACCCCCTGGAGGGCCGAAATCCAGCCAAAGTGCCTTTCCTCCAGAGAGAAGCAGCatccaacaacagcagcagcttcCACCTCCACTCCAGATGCAGTCCAAGTCCAGAGGTGTACCCAAAAAATTTCGCTTTAGTGAGGAGAGACCTGCCTTCAAGAAGCCTGGGAAACGAGCATGCCGATCGCAGTCAGAGAACAGCCTTCTGGGTCAGAGAGGTGTGCCTGAGCACAAGTACAACACATTGGAAAAGGATGGAGGAAGTGGacttggaggaggagaaggaaggggaggaggagggggagaaggaggaggtcgTGGAGGTCAAACCCGAGGGAAGAAGACTCAGCTAAGCAGTCGGGGTGGTAGTGCCAGTAGCTACCGACGCTGGCTTTCTACCTTGGAGTTGAGCCAGGATGAACAGCTGCCTGGCCTGCCTCTAGCTCCTGCTGCTGCCAGCCAGCTGGAAGCAGGAATCTCCAGGCGCAACCGTAAAGCAAGGCCTGGACCTCCGAGATGCGCCTACGccgtctcccatcctcctctccacatGGAACACATGGAGAGGGAGCGGGCTCCCCTTGGCCAGCTTATAGATTGCTGCACCCTCCCAGACCACAGGGAGTCTGAGTCCAGCATCAGTGAGGCAgactccccagcctccagctccctctccagCGACTCTGATGAGAGCAGTGGCTTCGTGTGGCCCCAGCAGCTGCACCTCCACCTGGCGCTCCCTTCTCCAGCAGGCCCTTCTAAAGGATCCCTGCAGCCCAAAGCCTTTGTCAAGATTAAAGCCTCGCATGCACTCAAGAAGAAGATCCTGCGCTTCCACACCGGCTCTCTCAAGGTCATGACTACAGTTTGA
- the dact3a gene encoding dapper homolog 3 isoform X2, translating into MLQERPSVSAASPSPSSLALMPQGLRGSYWGLMAFLERQVDVLRVDTSPAEPPMHSLDFNELSEGMRREMLMLYANNREMLYANNREMLDANNREMLDANNRLKSAGEVSIAPQDGQLDSLCHTSALHSFPVPCASGNGIAEKATECQEESWPCLPQDGPGNVEEDLEMVMGEMRKSKPTEDYYCQAKNVETYILGLIHRSPIPSLLRPNKPRTSLVHDGITVVRKSSFCCKEGQDLPLSCRAEGLSPWASSSLDQEPYELMPLHEDVHVNHLHQQQPPPPLQPGRYPRTRKPSLINNPHSASLDCPLSCRPTANQDPSSSEPDSPHHHSHQAPSSLPLPDPKLVNAQYIPAYPCQAPTRSFARAVLHSHRPPGGPKSSQSAFPPERSSIQQQQQLPPPLQMQSKSRGVPKKFRFSEERPAFKKPGKRACRSQSENSLLGQRGVPEHKYNTLEKDGGSGLGGGEGRGGGGGEGGGRGGQTRGKKTQLSSRGGSASSYRRWLSTLELSQDEQLPGLPLAPAAASQLEAGISRRNRKARPGPPRCAYAVSHPPLHMEHMERERAPLGQLIDCCTLPDHRESESSISEADSPASSSLSSDSDESSGFVWPQQLHLHLALPSPAGPSKGSLQPKAFVKIKASHALKKKILRFHTGSLKVMTTV; encoded by the exons ATGCTCCAAGAACGACCATCGGTGTCAGCCG cctctccctctccctcctctctggccCTCATGCCCCAGGGCCTTCGCGGGTCTTACTGGGGGCTGATGGCCTTCCTGGAGCGCCAGGTAGATGTGCTGAGGGTGGATACCAGCCCCGCAGAGCCCCCCATGCACAGCTTAG ATTTCAATGAACTGAGTGAAGGCATGAGAAGAGAAATGCTTATGCTCTACGCCAACAACAGAGAAATGCTCTACGCCAACAACAGAGAAATGCTCGACGCCAACAACAGAGAAATGCTCGACGCCAACAACAGACTAAAATCTGCTG GGGAAGTTTCCATTGCCCCTCAGGATGGACAGCTAGACTCTCTGTGCCACACATCTGCCCTGCACTCTTTCCCAGTCCCATGTGCCTCTGGTAATGGGATCGCTGAGAAGGCCACGGAATGCCAAGAGGAGTCTTGGCCCTGTCTGCCCCAAGATGGACCTGGGAATGTGGAAGAGGATTTGGAGATGGTGATGGGGGAGATGAGGAAAAGCAAGCCTACAGAAGATTACTACTGCCAAGCCAAGAATGTGGAGACCTACATCCTGGGCCTGATCCACCGCAGCCCCATACCTTCACTGCTCAGGCCCAACAAGCCCCGCACAAGCCTGGTACACGATGGCATCACTGTGGTTCGGAAGAGCAGCTTCTGTTGCAAAGAAGGCCAGGACCTGCCCCTGAGCTGCAGAGCAGAGGGCCTGTCTCCCTGGGCTAGCAGCAGTTTGGACCAGGAACCCTATGAGCTAATGCCTCTGCATGAAGATGTTCATGTCAATCATCTTCACCAACAacagccaccaccaccccttCAGCCAGGTCGCTATCCCAGGACCAGAAAGCCTTCCCTGATCAACAACCCACACTCTGCCTCCCTGGACTGTCCACTCTCCTGCCGACCCACTGCCAATCAGGACCCCAGCAGCAGTGAGCCTGACTCACCCCATCACCACTCTCATCAGGCCCCTTCTTCACTGCCCCTGCCTGACCCAAAACTGGTAAATGCCCAGTACATCCCTGCCTATCCATGCCAGGCACCTACACGTTCATTTGCTCGTGCCGTACTCCACTCCCACCGACCCCCTGGAGGGCCGAAATCCAGCCAAAGTGCCTTTCCTCCAGAGAGAAGCAGCatccaacaacagcagcagcttcCACCTCCACTCCAGATGCAGTCCAAGTCCAGAGGTGTACCCAAAAAATTTCGCTTTAGTGAGGAGAGACCTGCCTTCAAGAAGCCTGGGAAACGAGCATGCCGATCGCAGTCAGAGAACAGCCTTCTGGGTCAGAGAGGTGTGCCTGAGCACAAGTACAACACATTGGAAAAGGATGGAGGAAGTGGacttggaggaggagaaggaaggggaggaggagggggagaaggaggaggtcgTGGAGGTCAAACCCGAGGGAAGAAGACTCAGCTAAGCAGTCGGGGTGGTAGTGCCAGTAGCTACCGACGCTGGCTTTCTACCTTGGAGTTGAGCCAGGATGAACAGCTGCCTGGCCTGCCTCTAGCTCCTGCTGCTGCCAGCCAGCTGGAAGCAGGAATCTCCAGGCGCAACCGTAAAGCAAGGCCTGGACCTCCGAGATGCGCCTACGccgtctcccatcctcctctccacatGGAACACATGGAGAGGGAGCGGGCTCCCCTTGGCCAGCTTATAGATTGCTGCACCCTCCCAGACCACAGGGAGTCTGAGTCCAGCATCAGTGAGGCAgactccccagcctccagctccctctccagCGACTCTGATGAGAGCAGTGGCTTCGTGTGGCCCCAGCAGCTGCACCTCCACCTGGCGCTCCCTTCTCCAGCAGGCCCTTCTAAAGGATCCCTGCAGCCCAAAGCCTTTGTCAAGATTAAAGCCTCGCATGCACTCAAGAAGAAGATCCTGCGCTTCCACACCGGCTCTCTCAAGGTCATGACTACAGTTTGA
- the dact3a gene encoding dapper homolog 3 isoform X3: MLQERPSVSADFNELSEGMRREMLMLYANNREMLYANNREMLDANNREMLDANNRLKSAGEVSIAPQDGQLDSLCHTSALHSFPVPCASGNGIAEKATECQEESWPCLPQDGPGNVEEDLEMVMGEMRKSKPTEDYYCQAKNVETYILGLIHRSPIPSLLRPNKPRTSLVHDGITVVRKSSFCCKEGQDLPLSCRAEGLSPWASSSLDQEPYELMPLHEDVHVNHLHQQQPPPPLQPGRYPRTRKPSLINNPHSASLDCPLSCRPTANQDPSSSEPDSPHHHSHQAPSSLPLPDPKLVNAQYIPAYPCQAPTRSFARAVLHSHRPPGGPKSSQSAFPPERSSIQQQQQLPPPLQMQSKSRGVPKKFRFSEERPAFKKPGKRACRSQSENSLLGQRGVPEHKYNTLEKDGGSGLGGGEGRGGGGGEGGGRGGQTRGKKTQLSSRGGSASSYRRWLSTLELSQDEQLPGLPLAPAAASQLEAGISRRNRKARPGPPRCAYAVSHPPLHMEHMERERAPLGQLIDCCTLPDHRESESSISEADSPASSSLSSDSDESSGFVWPQQLHLHLALPSPAGPSKGSLQPKAFVKIKASHALKKKILRFHTGSLKVMTTV; the protein is encoded by the exons ATGCTCCAAGAACGACCATCGGTGTCAGCCG ATTTCAATGAACTGAGTGAAGGCATGAGAAGAGAAATGCTTATGCTCTACGCCAACAACAGAGAAATGCTCTACGCCAACAACAGAGAAATGCTCGACGCCAACAACAGAGAAATGCTCGACGCCAACAACAGACTAAAATCTGCTG GGGAAGTTTCCATTGCCCCTCAGGATGGACAGCTAGACTCTCTGTGCCACACATCTGCCCTGCACTCTTTCCCAGTCCCATGTGCCTCTGGTAATGGGATCGCTGAGAAGGCCACGGAATGCCAAGAGGAGTCTTGGCCCTGTCTGCCCCAAGATGGACCTGGGAATGTGGAAGAGGATTTGGAGATGGTGATGGGGGAGATGAGGAAAAGCAAGCCTACAGAAGATTACTACTGCCAAGCCAAGAATGTGGAGACCTACATCCTGGGCCTGATCCACCGCAGCCCCATACCTTCACTGCTCAGGCCCAACAAGCCCCGCACAAGCCTGGTACACGATGGCATCACTGTGGTTCGGAAGAGCAGCTTCTGTTGCAAAGAAGGCCAGGACCTGCCCCTGAGCTGCAGAGCAGAGGGCCTGTCTCCCTGGGCTAGCAGCAGTTTGGACCAGGAACCCTATGAGCTAATGCCTCTGCATGAAGATGTTCATGTCAATCATCTTCACCAACAacagccaccaccaccccttCAGCCAGGTCGCTATCCCAGGACCAGAAAGCCTTCCCTGATCAACAACCCACACTCTGCCTCCCTGGACTGTCCACTCTCCTGCCGACCCACTGCCAATCAGGACCCCAGCAGCAGTGAGCCTGACTCACCCCATCACCACTCTCATCAGGCCCCTTCTTCACTGCCCCTGCCTGACCCAAAACTGGTAAATGCCCAGTACATCCCTGCCTATCCATGCCAGGCACCTACACGTTCATTTGCTCGTGCCGTACTCCACTCCCACCGACCCCCTGGAGGGCCGAAATCCAGCCAAAGTGCCTTTCCTCCAGAGAGAAGCAGCatccaacaacagcagcagcttcCACCTCCACTCCAGATGCAGTCCAAGTCCAGAGGTGTACCCAAAAAATTTCGCTTTAGTGAGGAGAGACCTGCCTTCAAGAAGCCTGGGAAACGAGCATGCCGATCGCAGTCAGAGAACAGCCTTCTGGGTCAGAGAGGTGTGCCTGAGCACAAGTACAACACATTGGAAAAGGATGGAGGAAGTGGacttggaggaggagaaggaaggggaggaggagggggagaaggaggaggtcgTGGAGGTCAAACCCGAGGGAAGAAGACTCAGCTAAGCAGTCGGGGTGGTAGTGCCAGTAGCTACCGACGCTGGCTTTCTACCTTGGAGTTGAGCCAGGATGAACAGCTGCCTGGCCTGCCTCTAGCTCCTGCTGCTGCCAGCCAGCTGGAAGCAGGAATCTCCAGGCGCAACCGTAAAGCAAGGCCTGGACCTCCGAGATGCGCCTACGccgtctcccatcctcctctccacatGGAACACATGGAGAGGGAGCGGGCTCCCCTTGGCCAGCTTATAGATTGCTGCACCCTCCCAGACCACAGGGAGTCTGAGTCCAGCATCAGTGAGGCAgactccccagcctccagctccctctccagCGACTCTGATGAGAGCAGTGGCTTCGTGTGGCCCCAGCAGCTGCACCTCCACCTGGCGCTCCCTTCTCCAGCAGGCCCTTCTAAAGGATCCCTGCAGCCCAAAGCCTTTGTCAAGATTAAAGCCTCGCATGCACTCAAGAAGAAGATCCTGCGCTTCCACACCGGCTCTCTCAAGGTCATGACTACAGTTTGA
- the si:ch1073-303d10.1 gene encoding protein LBH-like, producing MSCTPASRVPASPHSVITITGPTDSPMEESPGQRRGSRAYQIFPEFPVATESDSKSGSELHCRERLPSIVVEPTEMSEVESGELRWSLDGPEEEEDPFNENSLPRTDSPSGGEQSEDMGAEDRSAVRRQSIGPAQGQLDLSRLTPPPSPPSPEAAPPCPEAAPPSQRSRDSSSPTQEL from the exons ATGAGCTGCACCCCTGCCAGCCGAGTCCCAGCTTCACCTCACAG TGTGATTACCATCACAGGTCCAACAGATTCACCCATGGAGGAGAGtccaggacagaggagaggaagcagggCCTACCAg ATCTTTCCTGAGTTTCCCGTGGCCACAGAGTCAGACTCAAAGTCAGGCAGCGAGCTGCACTGCAGGGAGCGGCTGCCCTCCATCGTGGTGGAGCCCACTGAGATGAGTGAGGTGGAGAGTGGGGAACTGCGCTGGTCTCTGGACGGgccggaagaggaggaggatcccTTCAACGAGAACAGCCTTCCCCGCACAGACAGCCCTTCTGGTGGGGAGCAGTCAGAAGACATGGGGGCCGAAGACAG GTCAGCTGTTCGGAGGCAGTCTATTGGTCCAGCTCAAGGCCAGCTCGACCTGTCCCGTCTGACTCCTCcaccctcgcccccctcccccgaggCAGCGCCCCCCTGCCCCGAGGCAGCGCCCCCCagccagaggagcagagacagcagCTCACCCACGCAGGAACTCTGA